ATCATATGTTTTTTGAGTCGCTGAAAACGAATACGAAGTCAATTTTGCTATATCacatcaggtttttgagataacctcaaaaaagatgTTCGTTTCAGGATGTCTGTTAACAATTTGTATGATAATCTAAAAAACCTGACGATATAGAGTGAAACGGACtacggattcggtttcagcaacCAAAAAAAGATACTCACTCGCaagtcaaaacttttttttctgcgtgcAAAAAAAATACCCTGTGACAGCCAAGTATCAACTTCCGTTTTTTAGTAAAGGTTGAACAAAAgacaaattgattttattttattactttttctacaaaataatATACCGATTtacaaatagaaattgaatctttattttctcattttgcACAAATCTACCATTTTTTACTCAACTCTTTAGTATCCGGGAAGAGAGATATTAAAACtaagcaaaattttcaaaacaaaaatcaattagctattaatttattttataaatcgattttttgtaaACGTGAGGatgattttttctatttgttttttttttttttatacatgtaCGTTAGGGTTTGTCAAAATGCTAAactatgaaattttcaaatgtaatagcttttaaaaggtgtcattgcttatcaaaattaaatcttgcgtttacatttttcatttgaattgatatctttggctcgctcaaaatataggaagaaatcgaagaaatttggatttttaaagacttttgaaaaatatttttaaaagcgccgtttggatacaaaaaaaaaatgtattaaatatatttttaggctttcacgtgaaagttaattccaagaaaaaacttttaagcttatatttgttggcttattaaagaagctgcgaaataatgagtgtaggaaaaaaatcatttttttcatataaaatcgtttttttttttttcttaacaacttcaaccgatttgagcgagccaaagacgaacgatattataattattttttacatattcttaaaccttagacattaatacaacttttgaccactattacattgcaaaattagagtatACTTTTATTccgccatacaaaagtgacacatcCTAATGTACGTGCCAGGGTtgtaacaaataattttttttaatacaattgttttccattacaaatttaaaaaatatttattgcaaaaaaaaaaaattgcattgaaaaaataatatttgttgcaactgaaaaatatttgcattaaaaaaaaaatatttattgcaactaaaatatttttcataaaaagaatattattgcaaagcaaaaatatttgcattgataaaaaaaattttattgcaaataaaaatattttgcattaaaaaaatttattgcaaatacaaaattttctgcagtgaaaaaaaaaattaaatgactattgtcaaaattgtaagaaattcgtcgaataataaaaaaaaaatatttgatgcacacattttgcattgaatttttcttttaatgtagaaaatttttacttacaataattttttttaatgcaaaatattttcatttgcaTTACCTAAAAATTCTACTAtctatgcaaatatttttcgaactgtcataacattttttttaatgcaaaatatttgtagttgcaataaattttttttaatgcaaatatttttcagcagttgcaatacaattattttttaatgcaatttttttcagtttcaataaatatttttatttaatagatttattttctattttcaaatacattttttttttaattgatattgaaaaaataaaactgttttcttttttttaacttttttttggtgtCGATTTATATCTTCTTTTTAACCGggcatcatttttttaattttttgaaagttttaatctaaaaaaatattattaaaagaaatggctataatagtttttaattttttctgtctTAAAATTCTCtcttatacaagaaattaaatggcataccaaattgatttttaaagatgttttttttttttaatcaaattttatgCTAGGTATCATCTGTTAAAACCTActgattttttgatttaatttaaagcaatttttttttattggaaaatttgtcatttttttcaatacttttaatcgaaaaattattgttttgtttaaaaaatttgtttcgattttgcgttttttttttaaccagtccTCTTTTATCCTATCGATTTTCCGTTATTGAAAACATTAATCCTTAATTTTGACATTACTCATTTCCTgctacaataatttttttttttatttttttgcactgCATTAGTGTAAagcaaaataaataactttacTGCAAGAAGTAacgttaattttttatattttccgaATTCTGTTCAAAATCAAACATATTTAACTTTCCAAATTATTCCTTAGCTACCTACTTAcctattaaactttttaattaaaaatagttttgtttgtCCATAAACCGaagaattcatttattttaaaagtagttCCTGAATTTacaatacaaaattaagaaaaaaaatccattacaaaaaattataattaataaaagctCTTAATGGAAAAAATATAAGGAATGTCAAGAATTTAAGGTAAATATCTATTATAATAGAGGTATCTCCTTACTAGCTATGAGGGGACAAATAAATTCAAGTTTCTGTAATCCGATGATGATTTGAATTCCGGGTAAAACGGGATAAAAATGGAAATGAAatgaatttgaattaaaaatatcatcCATCATGCGGATGTATAAAAGAGAGCATGGAAAatctatgaaaataaaaatcgagaAAAGCACGTGCAAAAGGTTTTTCCTATGAATTTcattcaacgaaaaaaaaaaaaaaaaaaatacacctgtgaaaatattttatttatatttacctATCCTATATGGCATATATACAAATATGCATTATTCAACGTTCAAGGATGAATTTTATCGATTCTATATTTGGTTTCAAAtcgttttttaataacaaatcctttttttttttttttttcaaaataagaaattttatagctatacaaaatatttatttaaaattgtaaacaaagAATACTAACAAAAGAGCCGTCATAAGCCATTTCATGGCTCCCAAATGGGatgattataaaaaattatcatctATTCaggatttttgttctctttgtaTGCAAATTAGTAGCTTGTACCAACAAGTTATCTTCTGGCTCATTATACAGTGCtgtgaagaatttttttctcgCAAGATTATATTCATTCAAGAGTTTTGAAAGCTAGGAGCTTTGATGCCAATCCGTGGGCTGGGCATGTACGTTtcctcataacttctaaactactaaTCATTATTTTacaaatgaagaattttttaaagcggCTTGGTTGTCTCCTGGTTATAGGCCATAAAACGATTTCTAGTATGGCGCCCTCTAGAAGCAAACGTCCTGACGTAAAatggttttagtttttgaaagtgcatatttttttttgtgttcaaactATGATGGGGTGATAATTTGAAAAAGCATTTGGAGATCCGTTATAGGTACATCAAAATCATACCATCTTGTTTAAAGCTTTTGGTACTAGATGGCGTTACACTATCAAAATATAGCCTATAATTATCGGACAAGCAAGACGCTTCCAACGATacccattttgaagaaattatattaagtagtttaaaagttatgatgatacaaacatacaatttatttaaaaaaaatatatattttgaaagtaAGGTATTTAACTTTTCcgtattttagaaaaatttttatattcttttttttttttcactgcacTGTTGACTCACAATAGACTCTTTTCCGACAAAGCTCCATCCATCCATCTATCAGAAATACGGAAAGTGTTTGAGTGGCGTGAAAAGACAAAACATCAGCAAACGTATACAACCTCAAAATCATAATGATTTCTATTGTTTCCCACAATGAATTTGTTAAATAAAGATGATGATGAGAGGCAAGAGGGTTTTCAAGCGCCTTCATATACAACAACGCATTTGTTATGATGAAGTTGAGTTACGTTCAGTGAACGTGTGGGTGGTAAAGGCAGAGATTAAAGAATTATTATAgaatttgcattgaaattttatataaaaatgtaagGTTTTGTCTGCACAAATACTTTGTTCCTTACAAAATGATTCTTAAGTCTGTTGAACCGGACTATTCACTGAATGTGGTGGTGGAAGGTAGGTATTGGTATGCTTTTGAGTCAGCTGCTATAAAGTCTCATACCTTTGGAAGACACGTGTTAGGTATTCTAACCACGTTTCGTTGGACTTTTTTCACGTTAGCTTTGAAAGTACCTAATTTATTGAAGCGAATCGAATtatttacacacaaaaaaaaagaatgcttAGAGCACTTTTTGAATGCTCTCAGGctgattttttaacaaatatagtcacatcatcgtcgttgtcgtcgacACCGAGCCGAGACGACAACACCTAAAGGCGACACATGACGATGACAAGATATGttgggtatttttttattgcttccaggttcttttaactttaaatttaagaCTTGGAATGGGATacctaccaacttttttttctggatTTACGGACgttctaacgaaaaaaaataataataataaatgggATGAGGGTGCTTAGCGGTGACATTGCGGAATTTTCTCCGTAATAAAAAGTACAATTAAAATGGATCACCATTGAGTATAaaagaatagattttttttctctctttgaAAGTGTCTATTATTTGCGGGTAAATGAATGGcataagttttttcttttaattgttGTATTAtggaagaaaaattgttagtagtagcTTCATGGAAAAGGAAGATCTATGTGAAAGCAATTGGTGATTAAATAAAGTGGATTTAGTTTTTTGCATAGAATAAAAAGCATATATCCTTGGTTTTGTTCAATTTATACTAATTTCTTTTTCGTTTAAGTGAGCTAACTAATCCCTTTATGGTTATTTAGGTGAAATTTGGTTTTATGTTCAGGTTTTTATTGTGTtataagttttattaaaatacctatgagaattattattattggttAGGTAGACCAAATTTCTTTTCTAATCTTATACATTTGTCACAATTCAACAATAaggattattaataaataaataaaaaaatcaattgttgttgcttacagcataaaatgtttacttagtAAAAAAAgggtaccaataaaacacggctaatgtttgagtcttattttaaaggatattgtttttctattaaattattAACACTGACGAAAATGAACTCTTGTGTGTTTGATTAATTTCGATAGTGTgtactgtggcgtatacgtgctattttttattttatttttttaaactctatacatttttttggggAATCGGAAAAGTCGTTTAAGAGAAAGACAGAGCAAATAGTTTTATGACAAAGTTCCTTAATAACACTGTGcgacaaaaaactaaatttaaaacggATGATGTATGATATTCTGATTTTTATATTCTCGTCTTTTtaaattccgttttttttttttataaaagcttattgttttatttaaaaaaaaatcgttctttttttttaaataaacatttagttttggttaaattaaagaaattaaagagatttttgtaaataaattttttcgtagttttaaataaatataacatACCttccaaaaattatatataaagtaaagtattttttttaaacaaaacaaacaaaaactttaatccATTTATTCAAagtaaaactgttttttaactATAGGTAAGTCGAGCGAAAAAGGATTTTACTAATTTCTTGTCTATTTCTCTtgattctcttattttttttttttttgtaaaagaatggGATTGTCAGGGGTTtgacgaaatttcaaaaagcgAAATTATAATTGAACAGGATTTTAAATAAACGAGATTATAGAAaacaggatttttaaaaattgggtttattgattttaaaactttttttcgttatcttgaaaaaaagaaaCGGAATTTAAAATGCAAGATTTCAAATCGCTcccatttaaaaaatacttttcttggGACCTAGTATGTAAGGCTGGTCgaacatattttgttttgcttaaaaaaaatggatttgcaGGTACATCCAGATTTTAGGGTTTTAGTGAAGTTTTTACATACCATTTCGTAATCAGTGGGGCAATTCTGTTAAAAGGTGATAGGTCATAAACAagattaacaaaattttgacttggAACTGGTaaagttattaaattaaaattcacgactgggtcgcacgaacttgctcttagagttcaagttgcttaaatttttaagactttttatatagaaatttagaaaatttaggTAACTAtaggtacagaaaaaaaaagtaaaaaaaaaataaaattcgtttttaaaaaaataatataaaatctaaaatcgaattgccccccaaaacaagtatgcagttttgattgatataaaaattttcaaaatcgtttcagccgttttttaaaaaactaatattttataaataatcttttgaaaaaaaaattttaaaataaaattggtatgccattttgtagaaatcactaatcaacatctaaatataaaatttcaaaaaaatttaatgtcccgttttcgaaaatttgatttttcaaaaaaaaaatttcaaaatttttttaaaaatccaaaacttattttttttcaaaattttatttttggcctataCTTATATCTGATCCTGTACCAATATCGCAAGTTAAAATATAACACAATTGCCAGATCAATTTGAAAGTGCCAAAATTAGGTGTTGAACCGTTCAATattcttaaaattgaaaaaaaattctaatactggaaaatacttttgtttttttttttgtttttttttttaattcatgaaCAATTTTTTCATGGAACATTGGAacaatttgtttcaaaaaaatttaacaattttttttgaactgggatgaaaataattaaaaccaaaacttttgacaaaagctcaaatcttaaattttttttaacgcattAAAATAATAGAACAATCAAATGAGGGGAAATCTTCGGAATGAATGGctaatagaattatttttttgctaaatgtcaatgagttttaaaaatccCAATACCGTTTTCTTTCGCTTATACCTTAACTTCAAGATGATAGAGAAAAAACATGCTGTTACTGTACTGTGCTGTACTTATATCGAATCTggtgaattcaaaaaaaatagctGTTAACATTGGCAAGACTTATTTATTATTCCAGCAGTATTATACAAGAATTCATGAAAATTCATCTAGAAAAAGTGTGATATACGACgagttctttaattttaatagtCATTTTTCAGGCTCTACCActattcatataaaaataatcatttataAACTGGTTCAACTAATAtctaattaaattatattttttaaattcttaatgcATTTCAGGTGACTAAGCTTGATGATCTAAGTCCAATTATTTTCCTAAATCGCACCAAAGCGGCATTAAATTGTGCAGCTGGATCAATGCAGGTTTGTTGCTTTTTGGCTATCAAAATCTCTTTCGAAAaccagttttgaatttttaaaattattattttaaaggtTGGTCTAAAATTCAATGAACCATTTTTTGGCATTGCTTATGCTGATTTTGATAGAAATAGTGCCTGTCAGGTACTTGGAAAGGGTGAACTTAGCTATAATTTAGAACTGCCATTAAAAGGATGTGGAACTAAACAGgtaaaagatttgtttttaagctttacaaaaaaaattaaaaaaaattgaatattcttCTAGGAACCACAACGTGTCTTCACAAACAACATTGTTGTACGTTTTCATCCAGGTCTTGAAATGGACGGTGATGAAATAATAACCATTGTATGTCGCTATCCACCACCAGTTCCATCAATTCCACCGGGTCTTCCAGCACCAAtgtaaaacatataaaaacttaatttctgaATCAATAATCTGACTATTAACTTTTACAGCTTAAATGAACTTGTAACTGGAGCAATTGTTGAGCCTCCTTTAAAGGGCATTCAAATTCTTATGATTATCTGTGGAATTATGTTCCTTACATTGTTACTTCTTGGTTTGGCTGTATCATATTACTGCCTTCGTCGTACACCTATTCCAATTGTCCGACGACTTCCAATGTCCATGGGAAGTGGTTCCGAAATCACAAAACTTAGCGACAGCAGTCTTGGAAATCTATCGAACTTTGAAGTTTTGAAAATCCCAAGAGCTCATGCTGCACTTGCTGCCGTCCATAGTTCGTCAGGAAGTGAAGGTGTACTCATTCCATCTGACTATCCTAGTGAATCACATTcagaaattgaagaaattgatACAAGGTTTGTAACCCTTTCCAGTTTTTTAAGGAAGAtattgtaacttattttttgaatagGTCCTTGCCATTCAGCTCAGCTGGAAGCTTTGAAAATCGTGCCTTTGTTCAAGAAACTTCAAGCATTTACAGCGAAAACTACGGTCACACTCAAGAATTCCAAACTTCTAATGCTGTAGCCAGTACTGTTCCCCGACTTCCCATCGCTGCCAAGGAATCTTCACCTAAATTTGACGTTCAAGTTCGAGTGAAAAAGTCCCCACCACCACCTCCATCACCACAAACATCCGATACAGAAAGTGTTGCAACTTTACGCCATGAACGCAACAATCTCTCCACCATCATGGAAACCCATGAAGACCGTGAAAGTGTAATAACAATGGACTCTCTGCCCCAAGACAATGCTCAAAGCCAATTCACCTATGTTCCTGAACTGCATTCTGCCCCGAAAGCTGAACTACCACCACAACCGGTATTTTCAGTTTACACCAGAACTCATCACGAGCTCAATCCACGTCAAGAGACTTGGTCAGAAGACTACACTGATGGACAAGCTGCAAGTGAAACAAGAAGTATCATTTCCATGGATTCAGAAGTCAATGATATGCATTCTGTTGGTGAATTAGTAGACACATCACATTACTTCGAAACTCAATACCTTCCTGAACCGCCAATTGTTGTTAAGAAACCTCAAATTTCATCGCACACTGTTGATGATGTCTTTTTGCGAACTATCACTGAGAAGAAGACTATTGAAGATATTGAAAGCCATAAGCGAAGAATCACCGAATATAAGCCTAGACCAGTGCCAGATCCAACCTGGGATGTTACCATTCGAAATTACCCCAGTGAaaggcaacaacaacaatgggAGAACTTCTCTGATATCTCAAGTGCTTCTGGAATGACTCTGACTCCGAAGATGGAACGTTCTACTTTAAGTATTCCACCGCCACAACATATCGAAGAGATTGGCAAACAATTGACATCACCCCAACTTGTCGGCAATATGAAACCAATTGAAATTCCGCCAGAGGACAAGGCCGTTCCCAATTGGGATGTACTTATTCGAGTTTTGGAAGAACCACAGGAAAACATGCCCGATGTTATTGACGATGCCAGTTCGATTCAATCAAGTGTGCATCCGCATACATTAGTCCGACATATCAGTTATGATGACAAAGCAAAATGGAAAGAAATTATTACCACAGAATCGTCCTTGAGAACAATGTTAACTGAAGCTGTAATTAGAGAAGATTTTGAACGAATTCGTCAAGATACCCGTTATGAGAGAATCTTTGAACCCCAAACTTGGGATGTGATTGTAAGAATTCTAGCACCACCAGTTGATGATAGTAGTGATGAACCAGCAGCTGTAAGGCGTTCAAAGAAGAAGGAAGCATGGGATACCCGTTCACGACGCAGTTCATTGCCAACTTTGTACGAATATGATAGTGATGGAGGTTCAAGTGTGCGTACAATTAGAAATGATCCAATTCAACCTTCATCTTCGACAAATTCTTATCAACCCAGTGGAAGATCTCGTCGTAATTCAAGGTCTTCATATCGTTCGGATAATATTGATTTCCGTTCAATGTCAGAGATGACAGTTGATTTCGCTCGGCCTGATCATTTGGATAATATGTCAGATGCAAGTTCATTCTATCCAAATCAATATTTTGGTGATGAAGAGTCATTTGATAGACGATCATTTAATCGTTCGATAAGCCATCCCAGTTTGGCACGTTCGGCTAGTGAATTTACCGAACATTGGGCTGCTCCGGATAATTCGGATATGTCGTCACCGGAAACAACTCCGAAATCGAGGAGATCTCAACGAATGGTGGTAAgtgattgaaacataaaaatatcTGATTTATATTCATTGATGCATTCTGCTTCatgtcatttttttcaaatttttaggaaatatttctaagataaatttttatttgccttgtaaactttttcttgaaacttgaaaAAACACCAGCATTATATGAGTGAGTAAGTGCAAAGGTGGCCCTACAACAAAATTGTGCACTTTCTGttacaaacataaaatttgCATGGCTGATAGGGCAAGCAATTTTGCGATACTGGGccaattttcatattttcaaaaaatgaaaaactgaaCAAAATAGCCCATTAACCTTGTCAATTCTGTAAAGGAAGACCATGCGTCAAATGTGGTTGTTCTAAATTTTGGCAGAGTTGGTTATAATAATGGCCCACTGAACATCTAAGTTTTCGGACACGTGTGGCGGACACAATATTGGCACATATGTATgtgaaaaaatttccaaattttcgacattttgatgtttttttaggaaactgtttttcaaattttgtcaatttcatcaaaattgaTAAGTTTTGTTAATACTGTTTTTGTGAATTAAGTCTAACAAAAATGAGAAATTcttattcataaatttttatgattgatGTCCATGCATAATAGTAGGCCTtccttcaaaaattaaaaacaatttgcattaaaaaaatcattgcaaACCGATAttttcagcattaaaaaaatgttaatgcaaatacaaatactttgcattaaaaataattttttttatttcaaataaatattatttacatCTAAGCCCATTCAATCATGCCCTACAAAACGTATTAGGTCACCAGagaaatatttacaaatttcgttttattttcgttaaacagtgtattgaaatgtaaaaatctgtaataattctaaaatacacaggagtcaaaaatttggcaaaaattttgcgtctgtgcgtccatctgtacacatttccgcACCCTAAACGCGtaaacggattttcttcaaatttgttacagatgaattttattgaaagttaatttattttttttttatatgtatttaaacGACTCTAACTATTTTGAtaaaactttgcagacgtaaaattcaaagcaattgcaataaaactgaattttaatttttttttttaagtcaaataagaaaaaatttaaaatatttttttcctaaatgTCGACTCTCCCCAGCatcaaaatttcttcaaaatttatatagagccaactcttaaaatctacaagtaaactcaCATAAAAgtactttgaactgcaagagcaagtataCGTGAGACAAAGTCGTGCATTTGCTATTTGCTGTAAATGCtattttgaatgattttgattttaatattcaatatagtagagaaactt
This DNA window, taken from Episyrphus balteatus chromosome 2, idEpiBalt1.1, whole genome shotgun sequence, encodes the following:
- the LOC129912446 gene encoding uncharacterized protein LOC129912446 — translated: MMRLRKSAKMTKSTTTIAAAMPLLVIVLIAIQLHNPVMGQSNYASHANNVEYQGEGLPEEATLDGKVTKLDDLSPIIFLNRTKAALNCAAGSMQVGLKFNEPFFGIAYADFDRNSACQVLGKGELSYNLELPLKGCGTKQEPQRVFTNNIVVRFHPGLEMDGDEIITIVCRYPPPVPSIPPGLPAPILNELVTGAIVEPPLKGIQILMIICGIMFLTLLLLGLAVSYYCLRRTPIPIVRRLPMSMGSGSEITKLSDSSLGNLSNFEVLKIPRAHAALAAVHSSSGSEGVLIPSDYPSESHSEIEEIDTRSLPFSSAGSFENRAFVQETSSIYSENYGHTQEFQTSNAVASTVPRLPIAAKESSPKFDVQVRVKKSPPPPPSPQTSDTESVATLRHERNNLSTIMETHEDRESVITMDSLPQDNAQSQFTYVPELHSAPKAELPPQPVFSVYTRTHHELNPRQETWSEDYTDGQAASETRSIISMDSEVNDMHSVGELVDTSHYFETQYLPEPPIVVKKPQISSHTVDDVFLRTITEKKTIEDIESHKRRITEYKPRPVPDPTWDVTIRNYPSERQQQQWENFSDISSASGMTLTPKMERSTLSIPPPQHIEEIGKQLTSPQLVGNMKPIEIPPEDKAVPNWDVLIRVLEEPQENMPDVIDDASSIQSSVHPHTLVRHISYDDKAKWKEIITTESSLRTMLTEAVIREDFERIRQDTRYERIFEPQTWDVIVRILAPPVDDSSDEPAAVRRSKKKEAWDTRSRRSSLPTLYEYDSDGGSSVRTIRNDPIQPSSSTNSYQPSGRSRRNSRSSYRSDNIDFRSMSEMTVDFARPDHLDNMSDASSFYPNQYFGDEESFDRRSFNRSISHPSLARSASEFTEHWAAPDNSDMSSPETTPKSRRSQRMVTTFQSKGPAPPPPPRAGRTVTETQTQYVESHTSTFHTENEARPRDW